The following are encoded in a window of Cervus canadensis isolate Bull #8, Minnesota chromosome 11, ASM1932006v1, whole genome shotgun sequence genomic DNA:
- the LOC122449247 gene encoding olfactory receptor 10A5-like, with protein sequence MAEGNWTRVSEFILLSFSSLPTEIQSVLFLTFLVIYLVTLLGNSLIILVTLADPSLHSPMYFFLRNLSFLEIGFNLVIVPKMLGTLVAQDTTISFLGCATQMYFFFFFGVSECFLLATMAYDRYVAICSPLHYPVIMNPRTRAKLAAVSWFPGIPMATVQTTWLFSFPFCGINKVNHFFCDSPPVLRLVCADTALFEVYAIIGTILVVMIPCLLILCSYTRIAAAILTIPSAKGKHKAFSTCSSHLLVVSLFYVSLSLTYFRPKSNNSPESKKVLSLCYTVVTPMLNPVIYSLRNNEVKNALGRSFHKALGVRTAFCRHFDV encoded by the coding sequence ATGGCTGAAGGAAACTGGACAAGAGTGAGTGAGTTTATCCTCCTGAGTTTCTCTTCCTTACCTACTGAAATACAGTCAGTACTCTTCCTGACATTTCTGGTCATCTACCTGGTCACTCTGCTGGGAAACAGCCTTATCATTCTGGTTACCTTGGCTGACCCCAGTCTGCACagtcccatgtacttcttcctcaggaACTTGTCCTTCTTGGAGATTGGCTTCAACCTAGTCATTGTGCCCAAGATGCTGGGGACCCTGGTTGCCCAGGACACAACCATCTCCTTTCTTGGCTGTGCCACTCAgatgtatttcttcttcttctttggggTTTCTGAATGCTTCCTCCTGGCcaccatggcctatgaccgctatgtagCCATCTGCAGTCCCTTGCACTACCCAGTCATCATGAATCCAAGGACACGTGCCAAACTGGCAGCTGTCTCCTGGTTTCCAGGCATTCCCATGGCTACTGTGCAGACCACGTGGCTCTTCAGCTTTCCATTCTGTGGCATCAACAAGGTgaaccacttcttctgtgacagCCCGCCTGTGCTGAGGCTGGTCTGTGCAGACACAGCACTGTTTGAGGTCTATGCCATCATTGGAACCATTCTGGTTGTCATGATACCCTGTTTGCTGATCCTATGTTCCTACACTCGCATTGCTGCTGCCATCCTGACGATTCCATCGGCAAAGGGGAAGCATAAAGCCTTCTCTACCTGCTCATCCCACCTTCTTGTTGTCTCCCTCTTCTATGTATCTTTAAGCCTCACCTACTTTCGGCCTAAGTCCAATAATTCTCCTGAGAGCAAAAAAGTGCTATCACTGTGCTACACAGTTGTAACTCCCATGCTGAACCCTGTCATCTACAGCCTGAGAAATAATGAGGTGAAGAATGCCCTTGGTCGGAGCTTCCACAAGGCTTTGGGTGTCAGAACTGCATTCTGTAGACATTTTGACGTATAA